From the Salarias fasciatus chromosome 16, fSalaFa1.1, whole genome shotgun sequence genome, one window contains:
- the LOC115402722 gene encoding cell surface A33 antigen-like, translating into MAQRRWALRQLLLVLTVLPCCTSLQVSIPQEEYEIARGGEVTLTCVFVPARPELTQFLIKWEALSNNEGEATKTVASIFKGGNIDIAPHYEGRATMEVDLDQRRSSLTLTETTLEDSRHYQCSVTIPNDDEGNTAATTSLLVLVAPSTPICSIQGTAEYYQDIKLTCLSEEGSPAPVYDWKSYNVENNPRQLPPKAFQEDGVLSLFNITRETSGFFTCSSTNRVGSASCTFTLAVMPPSSNTGTIIGIVAGVIAGLVLIAILIYCLRRRKKNKNQAHDERSPGEMDYFDKDAPEGGEQYKDKKKDKKKDKKRKDKDNAKKKRGGEEESDDDRHSDSSEKERRDGKDSSQLYKDGQRDQYRGSQDRLDDQRDQYRGSRDRLDDQRDQYRSSRDRLDDQRDQYRSSRDRLDDRRDQYRGSRDRLDDQRERYGGSRDRLNDGHDRYNYQSSRDDYGDHGGHYSSSHGHADGYD; encoded by the exons ATGGCTCAAAGACGCTGGGCACTGCGGCAGCTGCTTCTGGTCCTCACAG TGCTTCCCTGCTGCACCAGTCTGCAGGTTTCTATCCCGCAGGAGGAGTATGAGATTGCCAGGGGGGGTGAAGTCACTTTGACCTGCGTCTTCGTCCCAGCCAGGCCCGAGCTGACCCAGTTTCTGATCAAATGGGAAGCTTTGTCCAACAACGAAGGGGAAGCGACG AAAACTGTGGCCAGCATCTTCAAGGGCGGCAACATTGACATCGCTCCGCATTACGAAGGCAGGGCCACCATGgaggtggacctggaccagaggaggagctcGCTCACCTTAACCGAGACCACCTTAGAGGACAGCCGCCACTACCAGTGCAGCGTCACCATCCCTAATGACGACGAGGGAAACACAGCGGCCACCACCTCGCTTTTGGTCCTCG TGGCTCCCTCTACACCCATCTGCAGCATTCAGGGAACAGCTGAATATTACCAAGACATCAAGCTGACCTGTCTGTCCGAGGAGGGATCTCCAGCACCAGTCTATGACTGGAAGAGCTACAATGTGGAGAACAACCCGAGACAGCTCCCTCCTAAAGCATTTCAAG AGGATGGAGTTCTGTCGCTCTTCAACATCACCAGAGAGACGTCTGGGTTCTTCACGTGCTCGTCCACCAACCGAGTCGGTTCTGCCAGCTGTACCTTCACCTTAGCCGTGATGCCTC cCTCGTCCAACACTGGGACCATCATCGGTATCGTTGCAGGAGTAATTGCAGGCCTGGTCCTTATCGCGATTCTCATCTACTGTTTACGTCGGcgcaaaaagaacaaaaaccaggCCCATGACGAGAG gtcCCCCGGTGAGATGGACTACTTCGACAAAGACGCCCCTGAAGGTGGAGAGCAGTACAAGGACAAGAAGAAGGACAAGAAGAAGGACAAGAAGCGCAAAGACAAGGACAATGCTAAGAAGAAGCGTGGCGGAGAAGAGGAGTCGGATGACGATCGCCACAGTGACAGCAGTGAAAAGGAAAGGCGTGATGGCAAGGACAGCTCTCAGCTTTACAAGGACGGTCAGCGTGATCAGTATCGTGGCAGCCAGGACCGTCTGGACGACCAGAGGGATCAGTATCGTGGCAGCCGGGACCGTCTGGACGACCAGAGGGATCAGTATCGTAGCAGCCGGGACCGTCTGGACGACCAGAGGGATCAGTATCGTAGCAGCCGGGACCGTCTGGACGACCGGAGGGATCAGTATCGTGGCAGCCGCGACCGTCTGGACGATCAGCGTGAACGCTATGGTGGCAGTCGGGATCGCCTCAACGACGGTCATGACCGTTACAACTACCAGAGCAGTCGGGATGACTACGGCGATCACGGCGGTCACTACTCCAGCAGCCACGGCCACGCAGATGGTTACGATTAG